In Osmerus eperlanus unplaced genomic scaffold, fOsmEpe2.1 SCAFFOLD_53, whole genome shotgun sequence, the genomic stretch atatacactcaaacatatacacactcaaacatataCAAACCCATAGgaatgcatacacaaacacacacacacaacacactgatgCATTAAACACTGTTTTCATAAGAGTTTTATGGTAAATACTACCACCTAGTGGACAGTTTAGGAAGCACATACATATCCTGAAGTGAAAATTGAATGTGTTGATGTTTGTAAACTCTACCTgtccaaactgtgtgtgtgagtgagagtgtgtacctgtcggggctgtctggtgtgtgagtgagagtgtgtacctgtcggggctgtctggtgtgtgagtgagagtgtgtacctgtcggggctgtctggtgtgtgagtgagagtgtgtacctgtcggggctgtctggtgtgtgagtgagagtgtgtacctgtcggggctgtctggtgtgtgagtgagagtgtgtacctgtcggggctgtctggtgtgtgagtgagagtgtgtacctgtcggggctgtctggtgtgtgagtgagagtgtgtacctgtcggggctgtctggtgtgtgagtgagagtgtgtacctgtcggggctgtctggtgtgtgagtgagagtgtgtacctgtcggggctgtctggtgtgtgagtgagagtgtgtacctgtcggggctgtctggtgtgtgagtgagagtgtgtacctgtcggggctgtctggtgtgtgagtgagagtgtgtacctgtcggggctgtctggtgtgtgagtgagagtgtgtacctgtcggggctgtctggtgtgtgagtgagagtgtgtacctgtcggggctgtctggtgtgtgagtgagagtgtgtacctgtcggggctgtctggtgtgtgagtgagagtgtgtacctgtcggggctgtctggtgtgtgagtgagagtgtgtacctgtcggggctgtctggtgtgtgagtgagagtgtgtacctgtcggggctgtctggtgtgtgagtgagagtgtgtacctgtcggggctgtctggtgtgtgagtgagagtgtgtacctgtcggggctgtctggtgtgtgagtgagagtgtgtacctgtcggggctgtctggtgtgtgagtgagagtgtgtacctgtcggggctgtctggtgtgtgagtgagagtgtgtacctgtcggggctgtctggtgtgtgagtgagagtgtgtacctgtcggggctgtctggtgtgtgagtgagagtgtgtacctgtcggggctgtctggtgtgtgagtgagagtgtgtacctgtcggggctgtctggtgtgtgagtgagagtgtgtacctgtcggggctgtctggtgtgtgagtgagagtgtgtacctgtcggggctgtctggtgtgtgagtgagagtgtgtacctgtcggggctgtctggtgtgtgagtgagagtgtgtacctgtcggggctgtctggtgtgtgagtgagagtgtgtacctgtcggggctgtctggtgtgtgagtgagagtgtgtacctgtcggggctgtctggtgtgtgagtgagagtgtgtacctgtcggggctgtctggtgtgtgagtgagagtgtgtacctgtcggggctgtctggtgtgtgagtgagagtgtgtacctgtcggggctgtctggtgtgtgagtgagagtgtgtacctgtcggggctgtctggtgtgtgagtgagagtgtgtacctgtcggggctgtctggtgtgtgagtgagagtgtgtacctgtcggggctgtctggtgtgtgagtgagagtgtgtacctgtcggggctgtctggtgtgtgagtgagagtgtgtacctgtcggggctgtctggtgtgtgagtgagagtgtgtacctgtcggggctgtctggtgtgtgagtgagagtgtgtacctgtcggggctgtctggtgtgtgagtgagagtgtgtacctgtcggggctgtctggtgtgtgagtgagagtgtgtacctgtcggggctgtctggtgtgtgagtgagagtgtgtacctgtcggggctgtctggtgtgtgagtgagagtgtgtacctgtcggggctgtctggtgtgtgagtgagagtgtgtacctgtcggggctgtctggtgtgtgagtgagagtgtgtacctgtcggggctgtctggtgtgtgagtgagagtgtgtacctgtcggggctgtctggtgtgtgagtgagagtgtgtacctgtcggggctgtctggtgtgtgagtgagagtgtgtacctgtcggggctgtctggtgtgtgagtgagagtgtgtacctgtcggggctgtctggtgtgtgagtgagagtgtgtacctgtcggggctgtctggtgtgtgagtgagagtgtgtacctgtcggggctgtctggtgtgtgagtgagagtgtgtacctgtcggggctgtctggtgtgtgagtgagagtgtgtacctgtcggggctgtctggtgtgtgagtgagagtgtgtacctgtcggggctgtctggtgtgtgagtgagagtgtgtacctgtcggggctgtctggtgtgtgagtgagagtgtgtacctgtcggggctgtctggtgtgtgagtgagagtgtgtacctgtcggggctgtctggtgtgtgagtgagagtgtgtacctgtcggggctgtctggtgtgtgagtgagagtgtgtacctgtcggggctgtctggtgtgtgagtgagagtgtgtacctgtcggggctgtctggtgtgtgagtgagagtgtgtacctgtcggggctgtctggtgtgtgagtgagagtgtgtacctgtcggggctgtctggtgtgtgagtgagagtgtgtacctgtcggggctgtctggtgtgtgagtgagagtgtgtacctgtcggggctgtctggtgtgtgaggtagCGAGGGTCTCTGTAGGTCGAGGCTTGTGCCTgaaatcatcaccatcatcacaaacaccaccaccatcatcaccatcatcacaaacaccatcatcatcatcatcataatcaccATCACCTATAAAGGTAGGCAGAGCATATAATCCTGGCCCAGAGGTGCAGTtgaacacccccccaccccccccagccctccacaccTGTAGGGGTGTGCAGGGCTCCTGGTGCTGGTCTTCAGGTGAAGGTACAGGTTGCTGGTCAGACTGAGCGGGTTGAAAGCagcttcctcctccagctgcttcAGACtggcctgcaacacacaccactgctacgtagcgcgtgtgtgtgtgtgtgtgggggtgtgtgtgtagcagggtcaGTCCTACCTGTATGGTTGCCATGGCGTGAGTGGGCGGGGCCTGACTGCAGACAGGCATGTTGCATGGCAACAGCGTTTCCCTGCAGACCACGggcctgaggaggagggagagggagggggaggcctgCAGCACGTAGAAGGAGCAtattcttcctccccctgctcctgcccctgaAGGAGGCTTCACTGAGCCCTGAGGAGGCTCTGAACGCATCAGAAGGAACCAGTCACGggtctgggacacacacacatacacacacacacataagaccATCTGTATTTTCAAAGTTACAACATACTTAACCAATGCTTTATGGGGGTTATGGTTTATGAAAGGaaggaataaaaaaaatgactgaccctctctctctctatgcaaccccccccccagactgaccccccccccccagactgacccccccccccccagactgacccccccccccagactgacccccccccccagactgaccCTGAGGGCGTGGCAGAGCCCCTGGAACAGGTGCAGATTGTCCTCCATGTGGTCCCAGTCCAGCTGCCAGCAGCAGGTAGGCTTTAGGACCAGGGGGAGACCGTACAGCAgagactcacacactccctccgcACGcagcaccctgacacacacacacacacaccatacaaacatatacacgcatatacacacatgtacaacacacatacaaaacggTGAGGTCATGAAAGAATTACATCACCTGCCTGACTTCACTATGGAAATCACATGCAAACTACCAGAGCTCTATTACTGCTGTCTGAAACTGgtgtgatggagagagtgggggagggggagagagacagagagagagacacagagacagagagagggagagagagggagacagagagacacagagagacacagagagagagagagagagagagagagggagagagacagagagggacagacggagagagagggagagagaggggagagagaggagagggagagagatcattCAGTTGGGACAAAGATTACTTTGATGTGAGTGTTCCACCCTGAACATTCCACATCCTCCACTGTTAGAATGGGCCcattcataacacacacacacacagccttactTGATGGCCCTGAGTCTCTGAGGCGCAGGGCTGTGATTGGCCGGGGACTTGGTGGGAGGCAGGAAGTCCTGAATGCTCTCGGTCTTGACCCcgaggtcaagggtcagagggaggagggcggggcttAGCAGGCGCTCCTGCAtgtcacacttcacacacactggagggggggggggggggagagaggaggggagggtgagaggtaagggggggagagagaggaggggagggagggagagggtgagtaggtacgagagatggaggagggggggaggagaaagagaaaaggggggagggaggagaggcaggcagagagagagacaggtagagagacaggtagagagagagacaggtagagacaggtagagagagagacaggtagagagagagacaggtagagagagagacaggtagagagagagagacaggcctcaccaggtgtgggtgtgtgggcgtGTTCGGAGCGTTGCCCCCGGAGACAGGCAGGGCGGCAGCAGCAGGTGCAGGTGTTCCCGCTCGCCGCCCTGCTCCTGGAGCCACGCCTTCAACACCGTCTCCACGGCAACCACGCTGTTGTCCACGGGCTGCAGGTCGATCTCAGTACTCAACACCAGGCTGTCTAGAAACACAACACATAGATATGACTAGAATATCTTGGAATGAGCTTAGAAACGTAAAAACATAGATACGGAACAGATACACATGTCTGACAGCAGTTCTGGTTCTAGTTATCTAGATATGTAGAGCACAGATTGACAGGTTGGAGGACCAATGAGACTGGTCCACTCGTTAATGAATGTGTGCACTTCTGCTCATCCACCACTAGGTGGGGGTAGAGTGCAACAGTTCCAGCGAGTGTCTTGACTATGTATGCAGGAAGACAGCTACAGACCAAGAACATGAAACATTCCTCCCGTCTGGGGCGGTGAAAACACAGAGAAAGCTCACAAGTCCAACAATGTCCGATTAATAGAAATATATCTTGGAATCATATAAGGAATTATCTTCAGACTTTCAGATAAAAACTTGTCATTGTAATAATTACCGTTTTAAAACCCGGGAAATTAAACTACAAGTCCCAGATAAACGCCCAGTGACTAGTCGATGAGTGGCCTCCATGATTGTAGTTCTTTTGGCGCAttaaactggtgtgtgtgtgtgatggtgacaAGTTTCACAATGGTTGAATAGTTTAATCCAAGTCTTGATCAAAAGAGTTCCAatgccagtcacacacacacacacacacacacacacacagtaacagagTGGCCAGTGATGGACGGGTCTCAGAGGACAAGCCTGTAAGGAGTGTTCTAGAGTGTCCGGGTGATTCTAGAACACTCCCGTCCATCTTCTCTGGGCTTCAATAGTTAATGAGCAATCAGTCCACAACTAACGacctgggatggagggatggagagagaggagggtcgtcatggggatggagggatggagagagaggagaggagggtcgtcatggggatggagggatggagagagaggagaggagggtcgtcatggggatggagggatgagagggatccATCGATTACCCTCAAGATGACGGAAACacggaaggagagaaagagaggggcgaAGCCACATACAGACAGAATGTAGAAGGAgaaatagaggagagagggaaggagagagagagggagagaaagtgggagagggaagaggaaagtagagagaggaagagtgggggaaggaggaggaaagtagagagagagggaggaagagaaagagagagtgggggagggactGGAAATCGATGAGACCATAATGATCGTCCAGGGAGTTCCAGGAGAGTAGAGTCAGCACTCTGAGAAAAAGGAGGGATGAAGACcgtaggggagggggagggtggatcaGACGGGACAGTAGAAGATGAGAAATCACCGACAGGAGAGCTTGTTCTCCAATAATCAGCCCACAACCTGGTGGAGCTCACTACAGCACTATACGTGAGAccgatgactgtgtgtgtgtgtgtcttaggtgtgtgtgtgaatgagtatgTATCCtcgatgtgtgtgttctgtgcgtgtcctgtgtgagtgtgaccaGGGCAAAAGTACTTCTactcactcaagtagaagtacagatactcatgtttaaaaagactctggtaaaaagtactgactacactttttcactcaagttaaagtaaagaagtgtgggctctgacatgtacttaagtaaaaaggaacgcaggaatcctttttgacacagtttcgaacatctccctcatatatggccaaGGATGATCAAAAAtgtctttagtttttttcacacacacagtgaaaggagaggagcctaaaacagagtagatgaaagcagagaagagtacagtagagtacagtagagtcctcatcaagtactcatcaataatGCAAAATATTTTGAAGCCTTTTTCCAGACtttttgttcacacacacagtgaaaggagaggaaagaggaaaacagagaaggctaaacagagtaaagcagagcagagtacagtagagcagagtacagtagagcagagtacagtagagtatagtagagtatgACAGAGTCCTTATCAGGTACTCATCAATAATGCAAACTGTTTTtgttacttttttttaaataattttttttaacctgtagattttttttctttcttcacaATGTTTTCAAACCTATAGAAACCtcttttgaaaatgtattttccaaCCTATAGAAACCcttttgcaagtgtgtgtgtgtgtgtgctgtatgccatcaagtgtgtctgtctgtgtgttcctgtctgcagGTGAGAAAAAAATGCTTGTGtgtcaatgagtgtgtgtgtatatatgtgtgtgtgtgtatgtgtgtgtgtgtatgagtgtgtgtgtgtgtatgagtgtgtgtgtatgagtgtgtgtgtatgagtgtgtgtgtgtgtatgagtgtgtgtgtatgagtgtgtgtgtatgagtgtgtgtgtgtgtatgagtgtgtgtgtatgagtgtgtgtgtatgagtgtgtgtgtgtgtgtttcagcaggACAGGTCAGGGTGTGGTTTCCTCCACAGCATCAGTCTAAACCTGCTGAGCTTGATGGAAAACtgtctgaaggagagagggagggggaggagggaggaggcagatcggtggggggggggggggtgaggggtgagggttaGTTAGGATAGTGGAGAGAAAAAATAGAGATTTAATTAGTCAGATTTAAATGAAAATAATATTAAGAGTTTACATTTTTCTtagatgctctctctctccctctccccccctctctctctctccccctctctctctctctctctccctctctctctatctctctttctctctctctctctctctctctctctcccccccactcttCTCTTTTCATCCACATATCATCCGTCATTTGTGAAAGCTACTTATCtctagcagggagagagggggaagagggggagagagggagagagagggggaagggagagagagagtgggggagaagaGCAGGAGCTCTTCAGcttgaagaggaagagaaggagatagaggtaaagagatggagggagagagaagagagaggaattaAGATGGAATGAAAGGAGATATTTAGatgagtggagtgtgtgtgtgtgtgtgtgtacaggaagtATTTTCCTATAATAGAAGCTCAAGGAGCTTATAGAGGAAGATATTATGTACAAACACTCTTTATGACTGACACCTCTCTCACAATGTAGACACTGGAAATGTAGAAGGCTCATgtttgtaaggtgtgtgtgtgacgggtagttgtgtgtgtgtgaccttctgTCAAGAAGGGAGTGACACAAAAATCTTTAGATTAGgattgaaccccccccccctctatttctcttttttctctaattctctctctcaggtttgTGTATTGAGCCATTTCTCTGTCGTGTCTCTGTTACTCTGGTCTCTCCAGAAGCTGTCCAGTGTCTCTCCTGTAACTCTGGTCTCTCCAGAAGCtgtcctgtgtctctcctgttaCTCTGGTCTCTCCAGAAGCTGTCCAGTGTCTCTCCTGTAACTCTGGTCTCTCCAGAAGCtgtcctgtgtctctcctgttaCTCTGGTCTCTCCAGAAGCTGTCCAGTGTCTCTCCTGTTACTCTGGTCTCTCCAGAAGCTGTCCAGTGTCTCTCCTGTTACTCTGGTCTCTCCAGAAGCTGTCCAGTGTCTCTCCTGTTACTCTGGTCTCTCCAGAAGCTGTCCAGTGTCACTCCTGTAACTCTGGTCTCTCCAGAAGCTGTCCAGTGTCTCTCCTGTTACTCTGGTCTCTCCAGAAGCTGTCCAGTGTCTCTCCTGTAACTCTGGTCTCTCCAGAAGCtgtcctgtgtctctcctgtaactctggtctctccagaagctgtcctgtgtctctcctgtaactctggtctctccagaagctgtcctgtgtctctcctgtaaCTCTGGTCTCTCCAGAAGCTGTCCAGTGTCTCTCCTGTAACTCTGGTCTCTCCAGAAGctgttctgtgtctctcctgtaactctggtctctccagaagctgtcctgtgtctctcctgtaaCTCTGGTCTCTCCAAAAGCTGTCCAGTGTCTCTCCTGTTACTCTGGTCTCTCCAGAAGCTGTCCAGTGTCTGTCCTGTTCCTCCCAGAGAAAGGCGTGTAGTTCTGGCTTGTCTCTGCTCCAGACTTCTTTCAACAGATTAGTTTCAACTTCTTATCTCCCAAATGGAGAGCTTATCTTCAAAAAAACTACAATTCCGATGTCATGATAAGAGAATCATATTTATAGGAGGGTAGATAACAGCCAGTTGACAAATTTGTCGTCATGGCGAGAGATAACACAGACGCCCGGATTTGATTTATTTTatatgccagtgtgtgtgtatgtgatctgtgtgtgttctcagtgtgtgtgtgatctgtgtgtgtgtgatctgtgtgtgttcttagtgtgtatgtgtgtatgtgagatctgtgtgtgttctgagtgtgtatgtgtgtgtgtgggatgaggAAACTAAAGGGAGCCTAAGGGTCTGGGTCTtatttgacccctgacctctatctatcagacacacacacacacacacacacacaacgcctaACTCTACTCAGTATTGTTTTACTGGGATTGAGGTTAACTTTACTAACTCACTGTCAGACATCAACATTGAAGCagaagagagaggcggggggcagagagaggggggaggagaggagagagagcgagagaagggagacagagcgagaaagaaagcaggaaaagagagggtggaggagataggagagagggtgaggagaggagagagagggtggaggagataggagagagggtgagaggagagtagagagagggtggaggagataggagagagggtgagaggaggggagagagagggtggaggagataggagagagggtgagaggagagtagaggagagaaagggtggaggagataggagagaaagggtggaggagataggagagaaagggtggaggagataggagagagggtgagaggagataggagagaaagggtggaggagataggagagaaagggtggaggagataggagagaaagggtggaggagataggagagagggtgagaggagataggagagagggtgagaggagataggagagaaagggtggaggagataggagagaaagggtggaggagataggagagagggtggaggagagtagaggagagaaagggtggaggagataggagagagggtggaggagagtagaggagagaaagggtggaggagataggagagagggtgagaggagataggaggaagatagagaaagagagactgaatgGAATCAGAGTTTCAGGTGTTCTATAGAACCCTTGAAGACACATTTATTACTGGCCTCTCtgacaccctgtgtgtgtgtgtgtgtgtgtataagataATTCAATGTAAAAGTGTGTCTTATCTTCTAGTAATAACTTAGCCCATgtttggaaacacacacactcacatgcacacacacacacacatgcccaccctAATTAAGTAGGCAGAGTTGGCAACAGGATAGCAGAACCACCCAAGCAGCCAAAGACCACAATTCACTTAATTGTACAAatggcagcagtgtgtgtgtgtgcgtgtttgtgtgagagttttattgtgtgtgtgtttgatggattgaacagtgagtgtgtgtgagtgattgagtgagcgtgtgtgtgtgtgagagaaataaagcgtgattgagtgaatgtgtgtgtgtgtgcgagcgtgtgacagcgtgtgtgtgtccctttcCACCAACCAGTGAAATATTGACGTCCTGCTTTTAATATCCCCCTTGTTGCCCCCGGCGATGCCCACCAGGCAGCCCGTCTCCTTGGCAACCCCACTCAGGACTGAGAGGACCAGGACAGGCTCTGAcggcagagcacacacacacacacacaccacctgttGCGTGTGTAGATGGCAGTTACAGAGAAATACAAGAACAAGCtaaactctccctccctctctctctccccctctctctctcccccttctctcccccctctacttGAGCTTTAGTGAAAACAGGATACTAAACTGGGCGTGAACTAGGCCATGGCACATCCTCTTACcatcagcagcacacacacaaacacacacacacaccagaggaaAGTAGAAATGTGGACTAACCCTCTCTGCTTTTTAGTAAAAGACAAAGAAcggacacacactcgtacacacacacacactcgtacacacacacacacactcgtacacacacacacacactcgtacacacacacacacactcgtacacacacacagctgtcccagCAGTCAGTGTCTCCAGGCGGGATGTTGAGGACAGAGGATCTGTTCAGGCCGCTTGCATAACTGTTCTCAACAACAGATACTGCAGAAGGCTGTCTCttattatctgtgtgtgtgtgtatcgcattatatatactgtatatggtgtttttttctgttttgaaaatgtgccCAGAACATCTTGCAATAGCTACATTATACTGATAAACGGCTGTATGACAGGcgatgtgcgagtgtgtgtgtgtgcttgtgtgtgagactgtgcttgtgtgtgctttggtgtgtgtgtgtggggttaggAGACTAGGAGCagaagctctctctgtctcatgacCCTCAATAGAGACATGAGaacagaggaggtgagagagagagagagagagagagagagggagggggggagaggggtggggagggagagagagagggagggggggagagggtgagggagagagagagagagagagagagagagagagagagagagagagagagagagagagagagagagagagagagagagagagagagagagagagagagagagagagagagagagagagagagagagagagggagggggggagagactgaaTTTTGCTCCAGTTTCACTTTTGGAACGGAAAAGAGGCACCCCACCCAGTTCAActactcccaaacacacacacacacacacacacccttggttAAGCTAAATAAGAATCTTGAGGCAGAGTCAGACACTGACATGAACATAGAATACACTCCCATTCTGATGTTCTGATTCCagaaccctctcccctccaccactttaaCACCGATTAACATTCCAGAACCTTCCCAACACTCCAGACCTCCAGCCTGCATGTTCATATAAAACACACCAGCCACAAACCACCCAATCGCAAGCCTCTGTATGGGAGAAGTGAAATATTTAATATCAGAAAAACCTTCATCTGTAAAATCCGCACACAGGCCAACACCAGCATGCTTATAGAGTACAGTTACACCTGAATACACAGGGTGGTTCCACCGGAGCACATGAAGGTTGTTTGGGTTCTATGGTTCCACAGGAGAACATGTGAGGGTTCCAAGGTTTTCTCTTAAGTTTATGAATATCTGGCGGCCATGACAACCACCCAGAACTGAGTGCAATCAAAAGTGAtggatgagaaggagggagagtgtgtgtgtgtgtatatgagagtgtgtgtgtatatgagtgtgggTGTATCTTCCtaccctctgtctcctcaggtGAAGGCGTCTCATTGGTCCACTCGGCGGCGTCCCGTCCCACAGCCCTTAGCTCCACCAATAGGATGCGCCGCAAGGACACAAGGTCCGCCCCCTGTAGCCCCGCCTCCAGCTGCCTCACCACGCCCCGCCCCGGCCGGCTCGTCACCACGGTAACCTGGCCACGGCACCAATGACGGGAGATTCGGGTGATGAGTCACAGgacctcggtgtgtgtgtgtgcgtgtgttacctGAGTCATCTTTTCAAGGGCACTAGGGGGTTTCAGTAGGCACAGGTgctagcacacacgcacacacacacacaacagagttGAAACAACCAACTCATACCTGAGTTGGCACGCTATTAAACTGTGATTCAGTAgtgaaggtcacacacacacacacacagtctccctgCCTGGTTCACAATAGTTCTGTCCAGGCCTCAGAGAATCACATTACTGAGATGGGAAGATCACCAGTCAGATGCTgctaatgtacacacacacacacaacacacacagcagcacacacacacacacacacacacacttatctctGTTTCCTGTGTGCTGGTACATTAGCTGTTATAATGGACGTCTGTTCAGAtatactgt encodes the following:
- the m1ap gene encoding meiosis 1 arrest protein; the encoded protein is MDARRSRSGPSPACRPASFSRQPPRVLVVEVAPPWWSETGGTLCDALDNVLTLASSVDGPCRLPLLCIYALTCQLECLLPFVQVRGSLARLRSCVEELRSLPGEGSVSRPRDELLVRAVLDSLQQYRQYTRHAGNHSSYHSSVEVTVVTSRPGRGVVRQLEAGLQGADLVSLRRILLVELRAVGRDAAEWTNETPSPEETEDSLVLSTEIDLQPVDNSVVAVETVLKAWLQEQGGEREHLHLLLPPCLSPPPPVCVKCDMQERLLSPALLPLTLDLGVKTESIQDFLPPTKSPANHSPAPQRLRAIKVLRAEGVCESLLYGLPLVLKPTCCWQLDWDHMEDNLHLFQGLCHALRTRDWFLLMRSEPPQGSVKPPSGAGAGGGRICSFYVLQASPSLSLLLRPVVCRETLLPCNMPVCSQAPPTHAMATIQASLKQLEEEAAFNPLSLTSNLYLHLKTSTRSPAHPYRHKPRPTETLATSHTRQPRQQSGRAPQGGVSSRVRATVAPLPSPTPPKTPRPALTMITPPPLCSHDDDLLMIL